Proteins from one Ramlibacter sp. PS4R-6 genomic window:
- a CDS encoding helix-turn-helix domain-containing protein: MSEAAVAEAPAQAEASAGTLLRRAREASGLHVAALAVALKVPVRKLEALEDDRFEELGDAVFIRALASSVCRTLKVDAQPVLARLPQTAAPRLVRDNDGLNAPFRAPGDGPAPSWLDAVRQPVPLAVLALLVGAVVVYFMPVSHTEEKAAAVAPAPVPAAAPVAFVPAPTVRETPAPAAAAPAAVAPAPEAASPAVVSATTPPAAASGIVVLRTRGESWVEVVDAKGAVALRKIMAAGESAGATGALPLTVTVGKADVTEVEVRGRKFDLKPVSKDNVARFDVK, encoded by the coding sequence ATGAGTGAGGCCGCGGTCGCGGAGGCGCCGGCGCAAGCCGAAGCCAGCGCAGGCACGCTGCTGCGGCGCGCGCGCGAGGCCTCGGGCCTGCATGTCGCCGCACTCGCGGTGGCGCTGAAGGTGCCGGTGCGCAAGCTCGAAGCGCTCGAAGACGATCGCTTCGAGGAACTCGGTGACGCCGTGTTCATCCGCGCGCTGGCTTCCAGCGTCTGCCGCACGCTCAAGGTGGACGCGCAGCCCGTCCTCGCCCGCCTGCCGCAGACGGCAGCGCCGCGGCTGGTGCGGGACAACGACGGCCTCAATGCCCCCTTCCGCGCGCCCGGTGACGGCCCCGCGCCGTCGTGGCTCGATGCCGTGCGCCAGCCGGTGCCGCTGGCCGTGCTGGCGCTGCTCGTCGGCGCCGTGGTCGTGTATTTCATGCCGGTTTCGCACACCGAGGAGAAGGCCGCAGCCGTTGCGCCGGCTCCGGTTCCGGCCGCTGCTCCCGTGGCCTTCGTTCCCGCGCCGACCGTGCGCGAAACACCTGCGCCTGCCGCAGCCGCGCCCGCGGCGGTCGCGCCCGCGCCGGAAGCTGCGAGCCCGGCCGTCGTCTCCGCTACAACCCCGCCGGCCGCGGCAAGCGGCATCGTCGTCCTGCGCACCCGCGGCGAGTCGTGGGTCGAGGTGGTCGACGCGAAGGGCGCCGTTGCGCTGCGCAAGATCATGGCAGCCGGCGAATCGGCCGGCGCTACCGGCGCGCTGCCGCTGACCGTCACCGTCGGCAAGGCCGACGTGACCGAGGTGGAAGTGCGCGGCCGCAAGTTCGACCTGAAGCCCGTGTCCAAGGACAACGTCGCGCGCTTCGACGTGAAGTAG